From the Ruania alkalisoli genome, one window contains:
- the rplJ gene encoding 50S ribosomal protein L10 — MARPDKAAAVAELTEKFRQSSAAVLTEYRGLTVAQLQELRTTLGTTTSYAVVKNTLTNIAAKEAGVDAFDGQFSGPTAIAFVEGDPVEAAKGLRDFAKANPNLVVKGGVLDGRALSAEDVTKLADLESREVLLAKAAGAMKAKLHQAAYVFNAPASKAVRTIEALREKQANEAAA, encoded by the coding sequence ATGGCACGGCCTGACAAGGCGGCAGCGGTCGCTGAGCTGACGGAGAAGTTCCGCCAGTCCTCGGCGGCAGTGCTCACCGAGTACCGCGGGCTCACCGTTGCCCAGCTCCAGGAGCTGCGCACGACGCTCGGCACGACCACCAGCTATGCCGTGGTGAAGAACACGCTCACCAACATCGCTGCCAAGGAGGCCGGCGTCGACGCGTTCGACGGCCAGTTCTCCGGACCCACGGCCATCGCCTTCGTCGAGGGCGATCCGGTCGAGGCGGCGAAGGGGCTGCGTGACTTCGCCAAGGCGAATCCGAACCTCGTCGTCAAGGGTGGTGTGCTCGACGGGCGCGCACTCAGCGCCGAGGACGTCACCAAGCTCGCGGACCTCGAGTCCCGCGAGGTGCTCCTGGCCAAGGCCGCGGGTGCGATGAAGGCCAAGCTGCACCAGGCGGCCTACGTCTTCAACGCTCCTGCCTCCAAGGCGGTTCGCACCATCGAAGCCCTGCGTGAGAAGCAGGCGAACGAGGCCGCTGCCTGA
- a CDS encoding ABC transporter permease: MADFSPYRALLGSRLRAQLTYRRSFALDVLGSVAIGVLEFAEVYVIFSSITVLGELDFVGAAVLFAFANIAFSLADMVVGHLDTLPRYIRTGTLDAFLLRPLPVLAQLITSDIQLRRLGRTCFAIVILALALVAAPIDWTFALLALAVLTPITGALIFAALFVCAAALQFWLVEGGEFANAFTYGGSYAASYPTSIFTLPMRVLFTFVVPAAFTAYLPTLVLLDLAGPALTPSALGLFAPLAAAVIWVVALLGWRAGLRHYTGTGS, translated from the coding sequence GTGGCTGACTTCTCCCCCTACCGGGCACTACTCGGGTCCCGGCTGCGCGCCCAACTCACCTACCGCCGCTCGTTCGCGCTGGACGTGTTGGGATCGGTCGCGATCGGGGTCCTGGAGTTCGCTGAGGTGTACGTGATCTTCTCTTCGATCACGGTTCTCGGTGAGCTCGACTTCGTCGGTGCCGCTGTGCTGTTCGCATTCGCGAATATCGCGTTCTCGCTGGCCGACATGGTGGTGGGCCATCTCGACACCCTGCCGCGCTACATCCGCACCGGCACTCTCGATGCCTTTCTGCTCCGCCCACTACCCGTGCTGGCTCAGCTGATCACGAGCGACATCCAGCTGCGGCGACTCGGCCGGACGTGTTTCGCCATCGTGATCCTTGCACTCGCCCTGGTAGCGGCACCCATCGACTGGACGTTTGCGCTGCTCGCTCTGGCCGTACTGACTCCGATCACCGGGGCCCTCATCTTCGCCGCTCTCTTCGTGTGCGCCGCCGCACTGCAGTTCTGGTTGGTGGAAGGGGGCGAGTTCGCGAACGCTTTCACCTACGGCGGTTCTTACGCCGCCTCGTATCCCACCTCGATCTTCACGCTGCCGATGCGAGTGTTGTTCACTTTCGTTGTGCCAGCGGCGTTTACTGCCTACCTTCCGACGCTCGTATTGCTCGACCTCGCCGGCCCCGCGCTGACACCTTCGGCCCTCGGGTTGTTCGCCCCGCTGGCCGCGGCCGTGATCTGGGTGGTTGCCCTGCTCGGCTGGCGTGCCGGCCTGCGTCACTACACCGGGACAGGATCATGA
- the rplA gene encoding 50S ribosomal protein L1, with product MTTRSKNYRKAAELIDRAEVYPPLEAVQLAKKTASSKFDETVEVVFRLGVDPRKADQMVRGTVNLPHGTGKTARVIVFATGERAEQAIAAGADEVGGDELIEKVAGGYTDFDAAVATPDLMGKVGRLGRVLGPRGLMPNPKTGTVTMDVTKAVTDIKGGKVDFRVDKHANLQFIVGKASFSETQLVENYAAVLDEVLRLKPSSSKGRYISKAVLSTTMGPGIPLDATKTRNLTEASV from the coding sequence ATGACCACGCGCAGCAAGAACTACCGTAAGGCGGCCGAGCTGATCGACCGCGCCGAGGTGTACCCGCCCCTGGAGGCGGTGCAGCTCGCCAAGAAGACCGCGAGTTCGAAGTTCGACGAGACGGTTGAGGTGGTCTTCCGCCTCGGTGTCGACCCCCGCAAGGCGGACCAGATGGTCCGCGGCACGGTCAACCTGCCGCACGGAACCGGTAAGACCGCCCGGGTGATCGTCTTCGCCACCGGTGAGCGTGCCGAGCAGGCGATCGCTGCCGGCGCCGACGAGGTCGGCGGCGACGAGCTGATCGAGAAGGTGGCCGGTGGGTACACCGACTTCGACGCAGCGGTCGCGACCCCGGACCTCATGGGTAAGGTCGGCCGCCTCGGCCGCGTGCTCGGTCCGCGGGGACTGATGCCGAACCCGAAGACCGGCACTGTGACGATGGATGTGACCAAGGCCGTCACCGACATCAAGGGCGGCAAGGTGGACTTCCGGGTCGACAAGCACGCCAACCTGCAGTTCATCGTGGGTAAGGCTTCCTTCAGCGAGACCCAGCTCGTCGAGAACTATGCGGCGGTGCTGGACGAGGTGCTGCGACTCAAGCCGTCCTCCTCGAAGGGGCGCTACATCTCCAAGGCAGTGCTGAGCACCACGATGGGCCCGGGCATCCCGCTCGACGCCACCAAGACCCGTAACCTCACCGAGGCCTCGGTCTGA
- the rpoB gene encoding DNA-directed RNA polymerase subunit beta — MAASRTPSAPTADAIAQRTASRRVSFARIHEPLQAPDLLGLQTDSFDWLLGNEKWQARVEAAVTSGNNDVTTTSGLEEIFTEISPIEDFGSTMSLSFRDHRFEPPKYTAEECKEKDFTYSAPLFVTAEFVNYTTGEIKSQTVFMGEFPLMTDRGTFIINGTERVVVSQLVRSPGVYFEQTPDKTSDKDIFTAKVIPSRGAWLEFEIDKRDAVGVRVDRKRKQSVTVFLKALGMTESEIREEFADYPTVLETLEKDSVHTQDEALLDIYRKIRPGEPPTVEAGTALLDNFYFNSKRYDLAKVGRYKLDKKLGVDAPLENSVLSLTDVTATIKYLAALHKGETELPGVRHGEPIELRVETDDIDHFGNRRIRAVGELIQNQVRTGLSRMERVVRERMTTQDVEAITPQTLINIRPVVASIKEFFGTSQLSQFMDQNNPLAGLTHKRRLSALGPGGLSRDRAGMEVRDVHPSHYGRMCPIETPEGPNIGLIGSLATYARINPFGFVETPYRKVVKGTVTDQVDYLTADDEDRYVIAQANAPIAESGRFAEETALVRLRGGEAIDMPVDDIDYMDVSARQMVSVATAMIPFLEHDDANRALMGANMQRQAVPLVRSEAPLVGTGMERRAAVDAGDVIVASKPGVVTEVSADAVVVANDDGTTMTYRVAKFRRSNQGTCYNQRVLVEEGAKISAGSVLADGPATDEGELALGRNLLVAFMSWEGHNFEDAIILSQRLVQDDVLSSIHIEEHEVDARDTKLGPEEITRDIPNVSDDVLADLDERGIIRIGAEVGAGDVLVGKVTPKGETELTPEERLLRAIFGEKAREVRDTSLKVPHGESGTVIAVREFNREDGDELPPGVNQLVRVYIAQRRKITDGDKLAGRHGNKGVISKILPVEDMPFLEDGTPVDIILNPLGVPGRMNVGQVLETHLGWVAKQGWDVGIEQAKNGQLPDWASHLRPEALVGEPGTPVASPVFDGLHEEELQGLLESTRETRDGDRLIDSTGKARLFDGRSGEPFPSAIAVGYMYILKLHHLVDDKIHARSTGPYSMITQQPLGGKAQFGGQRFGEMEVWALEAYGAAYALQELLTIKSDDVPGRVKVYEAIVKGENIPEPGIPESFKVLIKEMQSLCLNVEVLNSDGTSIEMRDTDEEVYRAAEELGIDLSRRPDASSVEEI; from the coding sequence TTGGCTGCCTCGCGCACCCCTTCTGCTCCGACCGCTGACGCCATCGCCCAACGTACTGCCTCTCGCCGTGTCTCCTTCGCCAGGATTCACGAGCCGCTCCAAGCACCCGATCTGCTCGGTCTGCAGACCGACAGCTTCGATTGGCTGCTAGGGAACGAGAAGTGGCAGGCACGGGTCGAGGCTGCGGTCACCTCCGGGAACAACGACGTCACCACGACGTCAGGTCTTGAGGAGATCTTCACCGAGATCTCCCCGATCGAGGACTTCGGATCCACGATGTCGCTCTCGTTCCGCGACCACCGTTTCGAGCCGCCGAAGTACACGGCCGAGGAGTGCAAGGAGAAGGACTTCACCTACTCCGCACCGCTGTTCGTCACGGCCGAGTTCGTGAACTACACCACGGGTGAGATCAAGTCGCAGACGGTATTCATGGGCGAGTTCCCGCTCATGACCGATCGCGGAACCTTCATCATCAACGGCACCGAGCGCGTTGTCGTGTCCCAGCTCGTGCGTTCCCCAGGTGTCTACTTCGAGCAGACCCCGGACAAGACCTCCGACAAGGACATCTTCACCGCGAAGGTGATCCCGTCCCGTGGTGCATGGCTCGAGTTCGAGATCGACAAGCGTGACGCCGTCGGCGTGCGCGTGGATCGCAAGCGCAAGCAGTCGGTGACAGTCTTCCTCAAGGCTCTGGGGATGACCGAGTCCGAGATCCGCGAGGAGTTCGCCGACTACCCGACCGTGCTGGAGACGCTCGAGAAGGACTCGGTGCACACCCAGGACGAGGCGCTGCTGGACATCTACCGCAAGATCCGTCCGGGTGAGCCGCCGACCGTCGAGGCCGGGACCGCGCTGCTCGACAACTTCTACTTCAACTCCAAGCGGTACGACCTCGCCAAGGTGGGGCGCTACAAGCTCGACAAGAAGCTCGGCGTGGACGCCCCGCTGGAGAACTCGGTGCTCTCGCTTACCGACGTGACCGCCACGATCAAGTACCTGGCGGCGCTGCACAAGGGCGAGACTGAGCTTCCAGGCGTGCGCCACGGCGAGCCGATCGAGCTCCGGGTCGAGACCGACGACATCGACCACTTCGGCAATCGGCGCATCCGTGCGGTGGGTGAACTGATCCAGAACCAGGTGCGCACCGGGCTCTCCCGGATGGAGCGCGTGGTGCGCGAGCGGATGACCACTCAGGACGTCGAGGCCATCACGCCGCAGACCCTGATCAACATCCGCCCCGTCGTGGCCTCCATCAAGGAGTTCTTCGGCACCAGCCAGCTCTCGCAGTTCATGGATCAGAACAACCCGCTGGCGGGACTGACGCACAAGCGCCGTCTGTCCGCGCTCGGTCCGGGTGGTCTCTCCCGTGACCGCGCCGGCATGGAGGTCCGGGACGTTCACCCGTCCCACTACGGTCGGATGTGCCCGATCGAGACGCCGGAAGGGCCGAACATTGGCCTCATCGGATCGCTCGCCACGTACGCGCGCATCAACCCGTTCGGTTTCGTCGAGACGCCGTACCGCAAGGTTGTCAAGGGCACAGTGACCGATCAGGTCGACTACCTCACCGCTGACGACGAGGACCGCTACGTCATCGCACAGGCCAACGCGCCGATCGCCGAGAGCGGGCGCTTCGCTGAGGAGACCGCCCTGGTGCGGCTTCGTGGTGGCGAGGCGATCGACATGCCGGTCGATGACATCGACTACATGGACGTCTCGGCGCGCCAGATGGTGTCGGTGGCGACCGCCATGATCCCGTTCCTCGAGCACGACGACGCCAACCGTGCCCTCATGGGAGCGAACATGCAGCGCCAGGCCGTGCCGCTGGTGCGCTCCGAGGCACCGCTGGTCGGAACCGGTATGGAGCGCCGTGCCGCAGTGGACGCCGGTGACGTGATCGTGGCGTCCAAGCCCGGTGTCGTGACCGAGGTCTCCGCCGACGCGGTGGTCGTGGCCAACGACGACGGCACGACGATGACCTATCGCGTCGCGAAGTTCCGCCGCTCCAACCAGGGCACCTGCTACAACCAGCGGGTTCTCGTGGAAGAAGGCGCGAAGATCTCTGCGGGTTCTGTGCTCGCGGACGGCCCGGCCACCGATGAAGGCGAGCTCGCGCTCGGCCGCAACCTGCTGGTCGCGTTCATGTCCTGGGAAGGGCACAACTTCGAGGACGCGATCATCCTCTCCCAGCGTCTGGTGCAGGACGACGTCCTCTCCTCGATCCACATCGAGGAGCACGAGGTCGACGCCCGTGACACCAAGCTGGGCCCGGAGGAGATCACGCGGGACATCCCGAACGTCTCCGACGACGTGCTCGCCGACCTGGACGAGCGCGGCATCATCCGGATCGGTGCTGAGGTTGGCGCCGGCGACGTGCTGGTCGGCAAGGTCACTCCGAAGGGTGAGACCGAGCTGACCCCGGAGGAGCGTCTCCTGCGTGCGATCTTCGGTGAGAAGGCGCGTGAGGTCCGCGACACCTCGCTGAAGGTGCCCCACGGTGAGTCCGGGACGGTGATCGCCGTGCGCGAGTTCAACCGTGAGGACGGCGACGAGCTGCCCCCTGGCGTGAACCAGCTGGTCCGTGTCTACATCGCCCAGCGTCGCAAGATCACCGACGGTGACAAGCTCGCCGGACGTCACGGCAACAAGGGTGTCATCTCGAAGATCCTGCCCGTCGAGGACATGCCGTTCCTCGAGGACGGAACCCCGGTCGACATCATTCTGAACCCGCTCGGCGTACCGGGCCGCATGAACGTCGGCCAGGTGCTCGAGACGCACCTCGGATGGGTGGCCAAGCAGGGCTGGGACGTCGGCATCGAGCAGGCGAAGAACGGGCAGCTGCCCGACTGGGCGAGCCACCTTCGCCCGGAGGCGCTGGTGGGCGAGCCCGGCACGCCGGTCGCGTCCCCGGTCTTCGATGGTCTGCACGAAGAGGAGCTCCAGGGGCTGCTCGAGAGCACCCGTGAGACTCGTGACGGTGACCGCCTGATCGATTCGACCGGGAAGGCGCGCCTGTTCGATGGCCGCTCCGGCGAGCCGTTCCCGTCGGCGATCGCCGTCGGCTACATGTACATCCTGAAGCTGCACCACCTCGTCGACGACAAGATCCACGCTCGCTCGACCGGACCGTACTCGATGATCACCCAGCAGCCGCTCGGTGGTAAGGCACAGTTCGGTGGTCAGCGTTTCGGCGAGATGGAGGTGTGGGCGCTCGAAGCCTACGGAGCGGCGTACGCCCTCCAGGAGCTGCTCACCATCAAGTCAGACGACGTCCCCGGCCGCGTCAAGGTGTACGAGGCGATCGTCAAGGGCGAGAACATCCCCGAGCCGGGCATCCCCGAGTCGTTCAAGGTGCTCATCAAGGAGATGCAGTCCTTGTGCCTGAACGTGGAGGTGCTCAACTCCGACGGTACGTCCATCGAGATGCGCGACACCGACGAGGAGGTCTACCGGGCTGCTGAAGAACTCGGCATCGACCTCTCCCGTCGCCCCGACGCGAGCAGCGTCGAAGAGATCTGA
- a CDS encoding ABC transporter ATP-binding protein, which translates to MTDTIITCEGLSRDFVLRHGRGLRRRSTLTHAVTDMTFEIERGAAVGYIGANGAGKSTTIKMLTGILLPSRGQVRTCGLDPVARRRQLASRIGVVFGQRSALWWDLPLHESFTALGAIHRIAGNQLNRRRTELVDQLDLGPFLTTPVRQLSLGQRIRGELAAALLHSPELLILDEPTIGLDVLSKERLRQFLVAERAVRGTTLLLTTHDMDDVDRLTDRVLVVDSGRLVFDGTLPGLVSRVGAQRELQLDLVAPTPALTGIAHTTLVRTEADGLRQRLSFSAQTTAATVLAAVSERAEVRDLAISEPDIEEVVRRLYTGI; encoded by the coding sequence ATGACCGACACGATCATCACCTGCGAGGGCCTCAGCCGCGACTTCGTCCTGCGTCACGGGCGTGGACTGCGCCGACGGTCCACCCTGACCCATGCCGTGACCGATATGACCTTCGAGATCGAGCGAGGCGCCGCCGTCGGTTACATCGGTGCCAACGGAGCCGGGAAGTCGACGACGATCAAGATGCTGACAGGAATCCTCCTGCCCAGCCGGGGTCAGGTGCGCACCTGCGGCCTGGATCCGGTCGCCCGACGACGTCAGCTCGCCAGCCGTATCGGAGTCGTGTTCGGGCAGCGCTCGGCTTTGTGGTGGGATCTGCCACTGCACGAGTCGTTCACCGCTCTGGGGGCGATCCACCGGATCGCCGGCAACCAGCTGAACCGCCGCCGCACCGAACTGGTTGACCAACTCGACCTCGGCCCATTCCTCACCACTCCCGTACGTCAGCTCAGCCTCGGACAACGCATCCGCGGCGAGCTGGCCGCCGCCCTGCTGCACTCCCCCGAACTCCTGATCCTGGACGAGCCCACCATCGGGCTGGACGTGCTCAGCAAGGAGCGGCTGCGGCAGTTCCTCGTCGCCGAACGGGCCGTACGCGGAACCACGCTGCTACTGACCACCCACGATATGGACGACGTCGACCGTCTCACCGACCGGGTGCTCGTGGTGGACTCCGGCAGGCTCGTCTTCGACGGTACCCTGCCGGGCTTGGTCAGCCGGGTCGGCGCACAGCGCGAACTCCAGCTCGATCTGGTCGCTCCTACGCCTGCGCTGACGGGGATCGCGCACACCACACTGGTGCGCACTGAGGCCGACGGGCTGCGGCAACGGTTGAGCTTCTCGGCGCAGACGACCGCCGCCACAGTGCTCGCTGCGGTCTCCGAACGAGCCGAGGTCCGGGATCTGGCGATCAGCGAACCCGACATCGAGGAAGTCGTCCGTAGGCTCTACACCGGGATCTGA
- a CDS encoding DNA-directed RNA polymerase subunit beta', giving the protein MLDVNVFDELRIGLATADEVRAWSHGEVKKPETINYRTLKPEKDGLFCEKIFGPTRDWECYCGKYKRVRFKGIICERCGVEVTRSKVRRERMGHIELAAPVTHIWYFKGVPSRLGYLLDLAPKDLEKVIYFAAHMITWVDQEGRHEDLPSLQNEIDLEKDEITKKRDLDIAQRAERLEADLAELEAEGAKADARRKVKDSAEREMAQLRKRADAELDRLEQVWDRFKNLKVSDLEGDEMLYRQLQDRYGNYFEGSMGAGAIQKRLESFDLQAEADSLRETIRSGKGQRKTRALKRLKVVNAFLTTKNSPQGMVLDCIPVIPPDLRPMVQLDGGRFATSDLNDLYRRVINRNNRLKRLLDLGAPEIIVSNEKRMLQEAVDSLFDNGRRGRPVTGPGNRPLKSISDMLKGKQGRFRQNLLGKRVDYSGRSVIVVGPQLKLHQCGLPKQMALELFKPFVMKRLVDLNHAQNIKSAKRMVERARSVVWDVLEEVITEHPVLLNRAPTLHRLGIQAFEPQLVEGKAVHLHPLVCGAFNADFDGDQMAVHLPLSAEAQAEARILMLSSNNILKPSDGRPVTMPSQDMIIGLFHLTSDKEGEPVGTGRAFTTVAEAMMAFDAGDLDLNAEITIRLEDVVPPPGWEAPEGWEQGQTALLSTTLGRVLFNEALPVDYPFFNEVADKKSISAIVNDLAERYPKSVVAASLDALKDAGYYWATRSGLTIAISDVEAPEAKAEILARHEEKAAKVQGQFDRGLLTDDERRQELVEIWNQATDEVATAMRENFSASNTVNRMVTSGARGNWMQVRQIAGMRGLVANPKGEIIPRPIKSNYREGLSVLEYFIASHGARKGLADTALRTADSGYLTRRLVDVSQDVIIREEDCGTERGLTLPIAEKNPAGNVQRADTVETSVYGRTLAGPVEGPDGTVLGQGGEDVGDVLIETLLNAGVEQLKVRSVLTCESRVGTCAKCYGRSLATGKLVDIGEAVGIIAAQSIGEPGTQLTMRTFHTGGVASAEDITQGLPRVAELFEARTPKGEAPISEVAGRVAIEDTERSRKIVVTPDDGSEDFTYQVTKRARLLAHDGDRVSVGQQLVAGAVDPKKVLRILGPRAVQKHLVDEVQETYRSQGVDIHDKHIEVIVRQMLRRVTVLDSGDSHLLPGELSERGRFEDENRRVVSEGGQPASGRPELMGITKASLATESWLSAASFQETTKVLTEAAMSGRSDSLLGLKENVILGKLIPAGTGLPRYRNIRVEPTEEAKAEIYPSFGYDEIDYGPVSDGGEAIALEELDLGRGFEADFR; this is encoded by the coding sequence TTGCTCGACGTCAACGTCTTCGACGAGCTGCGAATCGGTCTCGCGACCGCGGACGAGGTCCGCGCATGGTCGCACGGCGAGGTGAAGAAGCCAGAGACCATCAACTACCGCACCCTCAAGCCCGAGAAGGACGGCCTCTTCTGCGAGAAGATCTTCGGCCCCACCCGGGACTGGGAGTGCTACTGCGGGAAGTACAAGCGTGTCCGCTTCAAGGGCATCATCTGCGAGCGCTGCGGCGTGGAGGTGACCCGTTCCAAGGTCCGTCGTGAGCGGATGGGGCACATCGAGCTGGCCGCTCCGGTCACACACATCTGGTACTTCAAGGGTGTGCCGTCCCGGCTCGGTTACCTGCTCGACCTGGCGCCGAAGGACCTCGAGAAGGTGATCTACTTCGCCGCACACATGATCACGTGGGTGGACCAGGAGGGTCGGCACGAGGACCTTCCGAGTCTGCAGAACGAGATCGATCTCGAGAAGGATGAGATCACCAAGAAGCGCGATCTGGACATCGCGCAGCGGGCCGAGCGCCTCGAGGCCGATCTGGCCGAGCTCGAGGCCGAAGGGGCCAAGGCGGATGCCCGTCGCAAGGTGAAGGACTCCGCCGAGCGGGAGATGGCGCAGCTGCGCAAGCGTGCTGACGCTGAGCTGGACCGTCTCGAGCAGGTGTGGGATCGCTTCAAGAACCTCAAGGTCTCCGACCTCGAGGGTGACGAGATGCTCTACCGCCAGCTCCAGGACCGCTATGGCAACTACTTCGAGGGTTCGATGGGTGCCGGCGCGATTCAGAAGCGCCTCGAGTCTTTCGATCTTCAGGCTGAGGCCGATTCGCTGCGTGAGACCATCCGTTCCGGGAAGGGCCAGCGCAAGACTCGTGCCCTCAAGCGGTTGAAGGTCGTCAACGCCTTCCTCACCACGAAGAACTCCCCGCAGGGCATGGTGCTCGACTGCATCCCGGTGATCCCGCCCGACCTGCGCCCGATGGTTCAGCTGGACGGTGGCCGGTTCGCGACCAGTGACCTCAACGATCTCTACCGACGGGTCATCAACCGTAACAACCGCCTCAAGCGGCTGCTCGATCTGGGTGCACCCGAGATCATCGTCAGCAACGAGAAGCGGATGCTGCAGGAGGCCGTCGACTCCCTGTTCGACAACGGCCGCCGTGGCCGTCCGGTGACTGGTCCGGGAAACCGGCCGCTGAAGTCGATCTCCGACATGCTCAAGGGTAAGCAGGGCCGGTTCCGGCAGAACCTGCTCGGTAAGCGCGTCGACTACTCCGGCCGTAGCGTCATCGTCGTCGGACCGCAGCTCAAGCTGCACCAGTGCGGTCTGCCGAAGCAGATGGCTCTCGAGCTGTTCAAGCCGTTCGTGATGAAGCGCCTCGTGGATCTCAACCACGCGCAGAACATCAAGTCGGCGAAGCGGATGGTCGAGCGAGCTCGTTCCGTGGTGTGGGACGTCCTCGAAGAGGTCATCACCGAGCACCCGGTGCTGCTCAACCGCGCGCCTACCCTGCACCGCCTGGGCATCCAGGCCTTCGAACCCCAGTTGGTCGAAGGTAAGGCCGTCCACCTGCACCCGCTCGTGTGTGGCGCGTTCAACGCCGACTTCGACGGTGACCAGATGGCCGTGCACCTGCCGCTGTCGGCAGAGGCCCAGGCCGAGGCGCGCATCCTGATGCTCTCCTCGAACAACATCCTCAAGCCCTCTGACGGGCGTCCGGTGACCATGCCCTCCCAGGACATGATCATCGGTCTGTTCCACCTGACCTCCGACAAGGAGGGGGAACCGGTCGGAACCGGTAGGGCGTTCACCACGGTGGCCGAAGCGATGATGGCCTTCGACGCGGGTGACCTCGATCTGAACGCGGAGATCACGATCCGCCTGGAGGATGTCGTCCCGCCGCCCGGCTGGGAAGCCCCGGAGGGATGGGAGCAGGGTCAGACCGCACTCCTGAGCACGACGCTGGGCCGGGTGCTGTTCAACGAGGCGCTGCCGGTCGACTACCCGTTCTTCAACGAGGTGGCTGACAAGAAGTCGATCTCGGCGATCGTGAACGACCTCGCCGAGCGCTACCCGAAGTCCGTCGTTGCTGCGAGCCTCGACGCCCTGAAGGACGCCGGGTACTACTGGGCCACGCGGTCCGGGCTGACGATCGCGATCTCTGACGTCGAGGCTCCGGAGGCCAAGGCTGAGATCCTCGCCCGGCACGAGGAGAAGGCTGCCAAGGTTCAGGGGCAGTTCGACCGTGGTCTGCTCACCGATGACGAACGTCGTCAGGAGCTCGTCGAGATCTGGAACCAGGCCACCGACGAGGTTGCCACAGCGATGCGGGAGAACTTCTCTGCCTCGAACACGGTGAACCGCATGGTGACCTCCGGTGCCCGTGGTAACTGGATGCAGGTGCGTCAGATTGCGGGTATGCGTGGTCTGGTGGCGAACCCCAAGGGTGAGATCATCCCGCGTCCGATCAAGTCCAACTACCGTGAGGGCTTGTCGGTACTGGAGTACTTCATCGCCTCCCACGGTGCCCGTAAGGGTCTGGCGGACACGGCTTTGCGTACCGCCGACTCCGGCTACCTCACGCGACGTCTGGTCGACGTCTCCCAGGACGTCATCATCCGTGAGGAGGACTGCGGCACAGAGCGTGGTCTCACGCTCCCGATCGCCGAGAAGAACCCGGCGGGGAACGTGCAGCGAGCGGACACGGTGGAGACGAGTGTCTACGGACGCACCTTGGCCGGACCGGTCGAGGGACCGGATGGCACGGTGCTCGGCCAAGGCGGTGAGGATGTCGGCGACGTCCTGATCGAGACCCTGCTGAACGCGGGTGTCGAGCAGCTCAAGGTGCGCTCGGTGCTCACCTGCGAATCCCGCGTGGGTACCTGCGCCAAGTGCTACGGCCGCTCCCTGGCCACGGGCAAGCTCGTGGACATCGGAGAGGCAGTCGGCATCATCGCGGCACAGTCCATCGGTGAGCCGGGAACCCAGCTGACGATGCGGACCTTCCACACCGGTGGTGTGGCCAGTGCCGAGGACATCACCCAGGGTCTGCCTCGTGTGGCCGAGCTGTTCGAGGCCCGCACCCCCAAGGGTGAGGCTCCGATCTCCGAGGTCGCGGGCCGCGTGGCCATCGAGGACACCGAGCGTTCGCGCAAGATCGTCGTCACCCCCGACGACGGCAGCGAGGACTTTACCTACCAGGTCACCAAGCGCGCCCGTCTGTTGGCGCACGACGGCGACCGGGTGAGTGTGGGCCAGCAGCTCGTCGCTGGTGCGGTGGACCCGAAGAAGGTGCTGCGTATTCTCGGCCCTCGGGCTGTGCAGAAGCACCTGGTGGACGAGGTGCAGGAGACCTACCGCAGCCAGGGTGTGGACATCCACGACAAGCACATCGAGGTCATCGTGCGGCAGATGCTGCGCCGCGTGACCGTGCTGGACTCCGGTGACTCCCACCTGCTTCCGGGTGAGCTCTCCGAGCGTGGCCGGTTCGAGGACGAGAACCGTCGCGTGGTCTCCGAGGGCGGTCAGCCGGCCTCGGGACGTCCGGAGCTCATGGGAATCACCAAAGCCTCCTTGGCCACCGAGTCGTGGCTGTCCGCGGCGTCGTTCCAGGAGACCACCAAGGTGCTCACGGAGGCCGCGATGAGCGGTCGTTCCGACTCCCTGCTTGGCCTGAAGGAGAACGTCATCCTCGGTAAGCTCATCCCGGCCGGTACGGGCCTTCCCCGCTACCGCAACATCCGGGTGGAGCCCACCGAGGAGGCGAAGGCGGAGATCTACCCGAGCTTCGGCTACGACGAGATCGACTACGGCCCCGTCTCCGACGGCGGCGAGGCGATCGCGTTGGAGGAACTCGACCTCGGGCGTGGCTTCGAGGCGGACTTCCGCTGA
- the rplL gene encoding 50S ribosomal protein L7/L12, translating into MAKLSTDELIDAFKELTLIELSEFVKQFEETFEVTAAAPAAVAVAGGAPAGGGEAAAEEEKTEFDVILESVGDKKIQVIKEVRGLTSLGLKEAKDLVDGAPKPVLEGVDKEAADKAKEALEGAGATVTLK; encoded by the coding sequence ATGGCGAAGCTCAGCACCGACGAGCTCATTGACGCTTTCAAGGAACTGACCCTCATCGAGCTCTCCGAGTTCGTGAAGCAGTTCGAGGAGACCTTCGAGGTCACCGCTGCGGCCCCGGCCGCCGTCGCCGTTGCCGGTGGCGCCCCCGCCGGTGGTGGCGAGGCCGCCGCCGAGGAGGAGAAGACCGAGTTCGACGTCATCCTCGAGAGCGTCGGCGACAAGAAGATCCAGGTCATCAAGGAGGTGCGCGGTCTCACCAGCCTTGGGCTGAAGGAGGCCAAGGACCTCGTCGACGGCGCCCCGAAGCCCGTGCTCGAGGGTGTCGACAAGGAGGCCGCTGACAAGGCCAAGGAGGCCCTCGAGGGCGCCGGCGCCACCGTCACCCTCAAGTGA